A portion of the Choristoneura fumiferana chromosome 20, NRCan_CFum_1, whole genome shotgun sequence genome contains these proteins:
- the LOC141439370 gene encoding uncharacterized protein, giving the protein MAATDIECSLTRTINIQCVIIPACHAAPSTSGVNEILQNLSRVQLTPTQAARLECRAVVGYLGTIETPQAAPNAAPGNVRTAVRKLRQERRPAAPVLLSVLPNVLYLRRPSGQILAQYPRERILYAGCGSDADRRYFGLVTAAESSDNDTEASHSCHVFAVDPRMAEHEAHVARAREFQITCTRDPVAERCLEFPPSAEYVVGIVKGMYSLPADDCNSPSLLQLSKLAVKGDSPAFGNFSRCNRAVFRVPRERRPCRYDARVEPQEFVANSPQPSNHSEITTTSSNSDSGIGFHNDGRNIADRILVVDFAGPQPPVNRFRQEMPRRPLGLVGCSSFDADGSFLSNTTPVVDGFAGQGRPLNLDDVILNNDLQPVRHVSPRNEEDNYNYNNLYGNAASSSRSFQNGVLYDQVYTENEGHHYEFIPPQLDMDIEIDRIAETFNSVEIYEEKLSEYRSNESVENMTEVSGNSKSMDTVSMYSTRSHEEARPALRKHLQASLDDMLVLGLRDPLPVQKDDDNFVHPATVKKVRKLKPLNLLSKTKHILTGREREKKLEARSRALSASAVTSPAGGAPLPAAASEPDLRQISPAPLNLVSASSDLYNTVSMNIE; this is encoded by the exons AACAATAAACATCCAGTGTGTCATCATTCCAGCTTGCCACGCAGCGCCCAGCACGTCAGGCGTCAACGAGATCCTCCAAAACCTGAGTCGGGTGCAGCTGACGCCGACGCAAGCAGCCCGGCTGGAGTGCCGCGCCGTCGTCGGGTACCTCGGCACCATAGAAACCCCGCAGGCCGCCCCCAACGCAGCCCCCGGCAACGTCCGCACGGCTGTCAGAAAACTAAGACAAGAGAGACGCCCGGCTGCACCAGTCTTACTCTCTGTCCTACCTAACGTGCTCTACCTCAGACGCCCTAGCGGCCAAATCTTAGCCCAATACCCTAGAGAAAGAATTTTGTACGCCGGCTGTGGGTCAGATGCCGACCGGAGATACTTCGGTCTTGTAACAGCTGCTGAATCATCAGACAATGACACTGAAGCATCGCACAGTTGTCACGTCTTCGCTGTCGATCCAAGAATGGCGGAACACGAAGCACATGTAGCGAGAGCAAGAGAGTTCCAAATAACATGTACCAGAGACCCCGTCGCGGAGAGGTGCTTAGAATTCCCGCCTTCCGCTGAGTATGTTGTTGGTATTGTCAAAGGAATGTACTCGTTGCCAGCTGACGATTGCAACAGTCCAAGCTTGCTGCAGCTCTCTAAGTTAGCCGTCAAAGGCGATAGTCCTGCTTTCGGCAACTTCTCCAGGTGTAACCGAGCGGTGTTCAGAGTGCCTCGAGAGAGACGCCCGTGCCGGTACGACGCTAGGGTTGAGCCCCAGGAGTTTGTCGCCAATTCGCCGCAACCGAGCAATCATAGCGAGATTACTACGACATCGAGCAACAGTGATTCTGGTATAGGCTTCCATAACGACGGACGAAACATTGCAGACAGGATACTTGTCGTAGATTTCGCTGGTCCTCAACCTCCTGTGAACAGGTTTAGACAGGAGATGCCGCGACGTCCGCTCGGCTTGGTTGGCTGTAGTAGCTTCGACGCTGATGGCTCCTTCTTATCCAATACTACTCCGGTCGTAGATGGCTTTGCTGGTCAAGGCAGACCTCTTAACTTGGATGATGTTATCCTAAACAACGATCTGCAGCCAGTTAGACACGTGAGCCCTCGGAACGAAGAAGATAACTACAATTACAACAACTTATACGGAAATGCCGCATCGAGTTCTAGAAGCTTCCAGAACGGAGTGTTATATGACCAAGTGTATACAGAGAATGAGGGTCATCACTATGAGTTCATACCTCCTCAACTAGACATGGATATTGAAATCGATAGGATCGCGGAGACATTTAATTCTGTGGAGATTTATGAAGAGAAGCTATCGGAATACCGGTCGAATGAGTCAGTGGAGAATATGACGGAGGTGTCAGGGAATAGTAAGAGTATGGACACTGTGTCGATGTATTCGACGAGGAGTCACGAGGAGGCCCGACCAGCGTTGAGGAAGCACCTCCAGGCTTCTTTGGACGACATGCTGGTGTTGGGGCTGAGAGATCCACTGCCAGTGCAGAAGGATGATGACAACTTTGTTCATCCTGCAACTGTGAAGaag GTCCGCAAGCTAAAGCCTTTGAACCTGCTCTCCAAAACAAAGCACATCCTGACGGGCCGGGAGCGCGAGAAGAAGCTGGAGGCTCGCAGCCGCGCGCTCAGCGCCAGTGCGGTGACGTCGCCGGCCGGCGGGGCTCCGCTGCCGGCCGCCGCCAGCGAGCCCGACCTCAGGCAG ATTTCTCCTGCTCCCCTCAACCTGGTATCCGCCTCCTCCGACCTCTACAATACCGTAAGCATGAACATTGAATAA